A stretch of the Pleurodeles waltl isolate 20211129_DDA chromosome 2_1, aPleWal1.hap1.20221129, whole genome shotgun sequence genome encodes the following:
- the LOC138268623 gene encoding uncharacterized protein encodes MSENTCVDELPDGAKKNCELFSVWGITEENACVAKRPDNVLRNNSGCIYVEKVCFGSNDDRKVWIPLSAYREMQEKCRQLEHENRNLREQISQDTIIQNNAESYKNEESFLSHSSNEGVKTAPSCTEFPCEPGFLAAKVHSLTDNTDERAQNVIYELPLQNAQVKRRILEQDTPSFISLFDFWKKNSPHLREILTLLYMVTVKNNMQLRACDLANEIMQTLGFCAVQEGNTYVHVTQEQGKKIVPLARIIQWIWYLQDRARVPQIKELPMKLCAPFEFVSTEDKKHVCFTNDPLTEMLLSGTVEGTALYNVCQILKQELREMCHFYADFWFFDNVLATWLVPNWFNYLADVNEKNSEREVFTQNSALVGMAMWVPQKCEKATYRSYHVSPLSLSVLRGPPSGVCVWGRGRDRIPNLNLAE; translated from the exons atgtctgagaatacatgtgttgatgaactgcctgatggtgctaagaaaaactgtgaattgttttctgtttggggaattacagaagaaaatgcatgtgtagctaaaaggcctgataatgttttgagaaataattccggttgtatatatgtagaaaaagtgtgttttggaagtaatgatgacagaaaggtctggatacctttatctgcttacagagaaatgcaggagaaatgtaggcagttggaacatgaaaataggaatttacgtgagcaaattagccaggatacgataattcaaaataatgctgaaagttataaaaatgaagaatctttcttgtcccattccagtaatgagggggttaagacagctccgagctgcactgagtttccgtgtgagccagggtttttggcagccaaagtgcattccttaactgataacacggacgagagagctcagaatgtgatttacgagttaccgttgcaaaatgcacaagtaaaacgaaggattttagagcaagacaccccgagtttcattagcttgtttgatttttggaaaaagaatagccctcatttgagagaaatcctaacacttttgtacatggtcactgtgaaaaataatatgcagctgcgcgcttgtgatttggcaaatgaaataatgcagactttaggtttctgcgcagtgcaagaaggaaatacttatgtacatgtaactcaagaacaaggaaagaaaatagtgcccctagctagaatcatacaatggatctggtacttgcaagacagggctagagtaccacagataaaagaattaccgatgaaattgtgtgcaccatttgaattcgtgtctactgaagataaaaagcatgtttgttttactaatgatccattgactgaaatgttgctttctggcacagtagaaggaacagcgttgtataatgtgtgtcagattttaaagcaagagctacgtgagatgtgtcatttttacgctgatttttggttctttgataatgttttagccacatggcttgtacctaactggttcaattaccttgcagatgttaatgagaaaaattcagagagagaagtgttcacccagaattctgccttagtggggatggctatgtgggtgccccagaaatgtgaaaaggccacttacag atcctaccacgtttcgccactgtccctgagtgtgctgcgtggtcccccttccggtgtgtgcgtgtggggtcggggaagggaccgaatccccaacctgaacctggctgagtaa